GCTAAATTGTTCAAGCTCTGGCCATTGCTCAAACGCAGATTGTCTATCTCCCTCAAGAGAAACAATAATACTTGAGCTACTAAATTGGCTGTTTTTGAGTAAAGTAATTGCCATTTTTTCTAGGCCACCTACTTGCAGGTGTTGAACTAAGTGCATGACATTCATGATTTATCTCCTTCAATATTACCGAAGTTAGTTTCGGCATTGACGATAGGAAGTACTGTTACCACCTCTGCGCTGGTAAGTTTTTCGATGGTTTTAATATCTTTTAAGTGACTGTCACAAAGTGCAGCAACAAATACGCTTGCACTACCTGTGAAAATTCCAAGCACAATGCCAACGATAACGGTCATCAGCATTGATGTATTGATAGGTTGTGTTGGGCTATAAGCTCGCTCAATTGTTTTAACTTTGTCAGGTCCTTCGTATTTAACTAATTTGCCCGTAACTTTGGCCATTTCGTAACGGCTCAGCATGTCTTTATAAAGTGATTGTTTAACATCGTAATCACGCTCTAGTTTACGTAATTGTTTTTCTACATCACTGGTTACTAACAGACGTTCACTGACAAGCTGCACTTGCTCTTCGAGCATTGCAAATTCTTGCTCTTGCTGAAGTAAATTATTACGGGCCTCTTCAAGCGCAAGAAGTTGTGATACTAAAACACTGCTCTCTTTACCATCACCAGACGGAAGCGTATTAACCATTTGCCATAACTGATCAAGATTCGTTGTGTCTAGCTCTTCACTAGATGCTAACAGCGCCTGTTGGCGACTTTTTAAGTTTGCCAGTGTGCGTTTTTTCTCGATAATCTTGCTATGTTTATCGGTATAGCGTGTTCTCAAAAGACTTAATTCAGATTCAGTACGAATTATCTTTTCTTCTAAATTGCCTAAAATTGGATTGGCCTGCCCTACTTTACTCACTAAGGCATTCAGTTTTGCTTTAGCGCCTGAAAGAGCAATCAGCTTTTGTTGTTTTTCGCTTAGTAAGCTGTCGAAGGTTTGGCGATTGCTATGTAATACATCGGGTAAGGTATTACTGTTTTTGGTTTTAAAATCAGCCAGGGCTTCTTCAGATAACTCAAGTTCTTCGCGTAAACTATCGAGCTGTTTAAAGAAAAACTGCTCAGAAGTATCAAGTGACGCCTTTGTTGGTGCTAATAAACGTTCAATAAATTTTTCTACCACCTTTTCAAGTACTGGCTTCATTTGTGATTGGTCATGCCAAATAAAGTTAATGCGGACCAGCTCATCGCCAATTAACGAAAGTGATAACGCTTTAGATAGTTTTTGATGGATTTCTTCAACTTGTTTTGGCGTAGCATCTTCAGCTATTAATTGGGTTTCTTTTGCTACTGCAATAAGTACCTTACGACTGATAACTAAGGTACGCAGCGCTGCCATACGATCAGAAAGCTGAAACGAGAAAGACAGATCATCTAAGTAAGGATTAAGTAGTGCAGACTCTTCAATTAAGATGGTGGCGTGATTGGTATATTGTTTTTGCGCAGATAAGCCAAGCGCAATGACGACGATTGGCACAATGCAAAACGGAATAATAAAGAGCTTAATACGCGTGTAAAGCGCATAAAGCCCTAAATAAATTAACCGTTTGATCTGCTCTTTAACTAACATACTTTACCTTTTGCTTTGCATTTTGCGAAATTGCTCGGTTTTAATTTGCAAATTGATAAAAACAACCGAAATTTCTATAGATAGTTAGTTAATTGCAGTTAGTGAGCCAAAATGAAAAAAGCCGCATCTTGTATCGATACAAGATGCGGCTTTGGGTAGAAAGGTTTATTTAGCAAAACCTAAGTTGTTTACAGACTAGCTTGGCTTTTGCTTGCCAGCTATGATCACTTGCCTGCCGAGATTGGTTTGCTCGCCAATTCAAGTTGTTTGATTTACTTAGGCTTACAGCATAGTCGACACGCTCAATAAAGCCCTGGTGGTTGTCTGCTATTAATATGGTCTCTTGGTACGGATTAACCGCAGCAAAGCGTGTCGTGACAATCGGTGTGCCTGTGGCTATGTATTCTTTTAATTTAAGTGGATCACAGGCCCTGATCTGTTCATTATCAACAAACGGTAAAATTGACACCTGCCAATGCTGTGAAAATGAAGCTAAGCGATCATGCTCTACAGCTTGTATATGGGTTACATTGTCTAACTTTAGTAGCTCAGAGAAGTTTTCTACTATGTGGCCTATCAATACTAATTGATACATAGGTCTCTCTTTGGCTAGTTTTAATAATAAGGCTTTATCAAGCCACGCATTTAAGGAGCCATAGAAACCAATAATTGGTTTGCTTATTTGCTCAAGTTCAACGGCTTTTGTGGTTTGCGTGGTAAAAAGCTCTAAATCGACACCATGAGAAAGCATTTTAACTTTAGATTTCGGCATTTTGTTGGCAAGAAACTCACTCACAACATAGATGGTGTCAGCTTTTTCGATAAGGTCACTTTCAAAAGGCGCGACCATTTTATGATCAACCCCCGCAAGTGCAGAGAAGTCATCACCACAATAATAAATGACTTTATCCTGCGCTCGCGGTGAGATTAGACTAATTGCAGTAGGCACACTAAGCCAATAAACTATTGGCTCATCATCTATGAAACCTTTTCGATTAAAAATCCATTTATTAAATAGCCTTACTATTACGCTATCGTGCCAAGGTAAAACCGCTAATGTGTGAGCTGTTAAATTAATGTTCTGGCCAGTTTTGGTTGTCGTCGTTTTCGGTCTTGAGGGCTTTGATAAAAAAAGGCTTTTTAATTTATTAAAAACTCGTTTCACATCAATCAAGCGAAATGTTGGTTTTCGCATACCAATCGAGTTAATCCAAATAACCTGATGTTGTTTTGCTAGTTGTTTAAATAGGTGCTGTGTACTACTTGGGTGACTTTGCCAGTCTTCGCCGAATACAATAAACTTCATAGCGAATCCTCCAGCTGTTTAACAGTTTTAGCTGGATTGCCAGCAACAATAGTATTTGCTGGCACATCTTTAGTAACTACAGCGCTTGCAGCAACTATAGCACCCTCGCCTATTGTTACACCTGCAAGCACAGTTGCGCCGGTGCCTATCCAAGCGCCTTGTTTGATAATGATATCGCCAACTTGGCATTCATCATCAGGCTCACCAAGAGCACGTCTTTCAGAGTTTAGAGGGTGACCAGGAAAACCAGCTAAAAATACCCGACCTGCAAGGCGAACATCATCTTCTAAAACGATTTTTCGACCAACAGAAAACGCATTCTGCCAACCAATATCTACATTACTGCCAATTATAAGTTTGGGTGTGTTATTACCATGACTACGCCCACAAAAAGTACTGATGCCACTAATTCGTGTGTTGTCATTACAGCTAATTTCAAGTTTTCCTAAAATTTGCGGCATACCAGAATATAGGTATAAATTTGCTTTTGAGCCCTTGATTTGGCTTTTAAATAGTGGTGTGTAATAAAAAATGCGCCCTAGCTCACTCACTACTGTTTTAACCAATAAATGTAATTTATATATAAATGAATGAATACCTGGGATAACCCACATTTGCGGATTGCGAATCGATTTCGCAAATTGAAAAAGTGATTTTGCAAATGGGCTGTCACTTGATTTAAGCCATTGTTTAATATTTTCACTCATGTGAGCTCTCCCTTTGTCTATCAATTACAAGCTTTTCTAATGCAATAGTTAAAGCAAGAATGATATAAATAGGCCATGTAAATGCCTGAGTTAAAAAGGTGCCTGACACCATAAAGCCAATTAGGCCGCCCTTTAGAGCTTTCGCATTTACATCTATTTGTTTGTCATTAATCTGTTTATTCATTAAGAACACACGGTTCAAGGTGCGATAAATACAGGCAATCACTAATACAAAAATGCATATTCCTACGATGCCTGTTTCACCTAATACCTGAAACCACGTACTGTGTACTGCATGATTCTTGCCATCCCAATGTGGGCTGTAGAAATAGTAATTAACGACAAAGTTATTAACCCCAACCCCAGTTAATGGATTATGTATTGCCATATTGATTGCAGCTTGCCATGCGTAAATACGGCCCATAGCAGATTCATCAACACCGCCCTCATGAGAACCGCCACTTTGTCTGTCTGCAATACCTGCAAAAGCAACCATGGCTAACATGCCCACAGCTCCAATACAGCCTACAACTACCGGATTTTTAACTTTTTGATAAATAAAGAAACTAAGTACAGCAGCAATGCCAAGTAAACCACCTCGGCTTTGCGTGGCAATAACACCGCTAATTGCAATAACTAAGCAAATAAATGCAATGATGCGTCTAAATTTATGGGCACTTGAATCAAATACTTCAGCAGCTAAAAAAGACACGGGAAACATCATTACAAGTGATAAATCGTTAGGATCACCAAGCTGCGAGCGAAGTTCTCGCGAAATAGTGACGCGAGTACCTTCTACTAGGCCAATACCGTTCATTTTATTACTCAGGGCAACTGAGGCAATGGCGGCACCTGAGATCATGATGCCAATTCTAACCAAATTAAAATGCTTTAATGTGCTCATCCACCACGAGATTGCAAATACCATAATGAGTACTTTTGTTAGTACACCTGACCAGTACTCCATCGCTAAACCGCGGTTTGAGGCACTAAAAACACAGATAGTGAGCCAAATAAACCAAGCAAAAAAAATCAGATGATTAGTATGCCAATGCGGCTTTAATTTTTGTGAGATAAAAAGGTGCCAAGCTATTCCCAATAATGATGCAAGCGCAAGTAGCTTGGGAATTTTAAAAGGCATTAAAAAAGGAAAAGCTTCGTGTAATCTAAAATAGCTAAATAAAATAAACAAAATTATAAAAGCCACACTTACCTTTACTGCAGTGAAAGCGGCAAAAGGTAATAGCAGCAATGCAAAAACTGCTATCGGGCCCAAAATGGCATAGGTAACAACCACAAGTAAGGTTACTAAAATGCCATTAATGAATAACTGATTTTGTTTATAGTAATTGAGCATAGTGATGCTCCTTCATTAAGCTTGTAATTACATGCTTAATCAAAGATTTATATTGAAATACTAGGCCAACTAAATAAATTAAACACACCACCCATTTAGCATAACTAAGCTCGTTAAACTGTAATGTGATAAACGTTATAGAGGCCAATGCTAACCAGCTTGGAATTAATGCAGCAAAATTTAGATTTAGAGGTTCTAAATATTGACTAACTGAGTAAAGGCAAACTAATTTAAAGCTTTGCATAATAATTAACGACAAAATTGCGCCTTCAACTCCAAAGTTGGGCACTAAAAAATACAGTAGACTTAGGCCTAAAAGCGCTGTGATAAAGTTAATTAAGGATACAAACACACCATTCTTGTGCATGTAGCAACCTATATTAAAAATATCGCTGTGATGGCGTATGGCAACAACAATAATTAATAAAATCAGCCAGCTATCTTTGCCATGGTATTCAGCAGGAAGTACAGAGTTTAGAGCGATGGGTGCCAGTAAACTCATTAAAACACACATAGCTAAGCCTGCATTTAACGAGATGATTGCATAATTTTGGTATTGTATTTTATCTTGCTTAATTAAGCTGAAGCGCTTAGCAAACCACCAAAGTCGGATTGGCTCAAAGGTAAATGAAGTTATAATGGCGAATTGTGCTGCGACGTAATAACTTGCTAAAACACTCTCGTTGAACCGTGCAACAATGAACCAGTTCTCGGCACCATTCCCTACATAAACAAACAATCCTGACGCGATAATTGATGTTAAAAATAACGTCTGTGATTTTTCTATTCTCCAGCTAAAACGTGAATAGCTCACTTTAAGTACGTGTCGCATATCACTCAAAGTGACTAACATAATCATAAAGGTACACACCACACCAGAAATCATTACACCAGTTACACTAAGGCCAAGTACTAACAAAGTGACCGTTAAGCAAGTTTGCATGACCGTATGCGCAATACTAAAAAAGCAATATTTTTGCGCGTAGCCAAATAAACGGTAGTAGGTGTACGGGATAGCAAGTACCGAGGCAAAAGTTAAATTTAAAATAAGTAACCTAAAATCAATCACCTTTATTTGCGCAGGTAAGGTTGCAATAATTTGCTCGCTAAATATAAAGCTACAGCCTAAAAAAAGCGCACTAAAACAGATTGTTAATACCAGAGAGTCTCTAAATAACGCCATTTTTTCACGAAAAGATGGATACTGTTGTTTTAGCAGTAGCTCAGGTAAACCAAGCGAAACCACTAAAGAACATAGCGCCGACATGGTCACCAAAAAGTTCAGCTCACCAAATTCGCTTTTTTCTAAAAAGCGTGTAGTTATTGGTAAAAGCAAAAAGCCAAAACCTTTAACAGCAAATATTGCTAAAGCAAAGTAAACGATTTGTTTTAAGTTACTCATAAAACCTCCCTATAAAGATTCAACCCATTTGGAAAGTTGCTGAGCTTGCTTAACTGCGTTGTAACGCTCGTTAACATGTTGCTTAGCATTTTGACCAAGTAGGTAACGCTTATGTGGAGATAATTGGTGAAATTTATAAAGCATTTTGCTAAGCCCGGAGATACTACCTGGCATACATTTCATACCAACACTTGGGGTTACAATTTCGTTTGCTCCCATTAACGTGGTAGTGAGAACAGGAAGGCCACAAGCCATGGCTTCTTTTAAAACTAACGGGCCTGTATCACGGTCGCCATTCTCTGCGACGCAAAAAGGCGCAATAAGGGCTGAGTAGAAAATCAGGTTTGAACTAACCCAGTCATGAGGTTTTTCACCTAGAAAGCGTATATATTTACGAATACCTAACTCTTCAGCCATGTACATTAAATCGTTCAGCATTGGACCGTCCCCTACTATATCGAGGGTAATACCAAACTCTTTTGGAATATGCTTAATTGCGGGTAAAAGAAATTGAAGACCTTTCTTTTCGACAAGGCGGCCAATGAAAATCAACCGAACAGATTCATTTAGTGAAGATGGTTCAAATTTAAATTGGCTGGTATCGATACCGCAATGCAGCAATTTAACATTGCTCTTTGAAAAGCGCTTAAATTGCATAGCCATTTCTTCACAAACAGCAATCGAAAAATCACAAAGTGCTAGTTTTGGTTTTAAATCTGCGTTGTTAACGTAAACATCATGACCGTGGCCAATAGAAGACACGGTAATGCCTGATAGTTTTGCTGCAACGATGCCGTATGCAAGTGGGCCATGCATAAAATGACAATGTAAATGGTCTATCTTTGCTGCTTTTATATAGCGTGCAATTTGATAACCATACGCAAGTAATGATTGTGTTGAAATTGATTTAAATTGAGCTGCAGTATGCGTTGCCCTTGCTAACTTATAAATGTTAAACATAGAAGGTAAGATCAATTTAAACGCAGGTTTAGTGATTTTTTTAACTTCAATGACACTGGTTAAGTTAATCAACACACTGGTTTTTTCAAATGTAAGAACTGTCACCTTATGCCCTGCATTTAAAAGAGCTTTAATTTCCGTAACAACAAATGTTTCAGATGCAATCGGAAAGCTTGGGACCAAAATAGCAATGTGCTTCATAAAAACGCTCCTATAAAAACTGTTATAAGAGCTATGGCAAGTTCCATACCCAGCAAAAAAACCGAAATATTCCCGAATTGAGATAAAAAATTACCGAAGATTTGCAAAATGCAACGCACAAAGAGAAAAGGCTGAGTAATTTAACAGAAAATACAGATTTAAAGCTGGCTTTTAAATTGCGTATCCTTCAATACGTAAATTAATGCTTTTGGAGCATATTATGAACAGCCAAGTCAGTATTATCATTCCCAACTACAACTGTTTGCAGTATCTAGATACGTGTATTAACAGCATTTACCAGCAAAAAAATGTAAATTTTGAAATCATTATTGTTGATGATGGCTCTACAGATGGCAGCAAAGAATACCTTGAGCAACTAGCTGCTGACAAAAGTGAAGTACGCATCTTTAGCCAACAAAGAAAAGGGGTTGTCGCTGCTCGTAACCTGGCAATTACGCAAGCAAAGTCAGAGTACTTAGCTTTTTTAGATGCCGATGATTATTGGTCAGCAGATAAACTTGCAGCTCAGTTATCATTTCATAAAAAACACCCAGATTGCGTGTTAAGTTTTACTGACTACATGCATTTTAATGAAAAGAACGAAGATATAATTGGCTGTTTTGATTACTGGCCTGAGTTTAAATGCAACGAAGAAAACACAGACTTCCAATTTCTTGATAATCCAATAAGCCAAATGATCACCACCAACATTGTTGGCACTTCGTCGGTCATGGTTAAGCGCTCTGCCATTGTTGAGGTGGGTGGTTTTGATAATAAGTTAAGTAGCGCTACCGATTTAGATTGCTGGTTAAAAATAGCTAAAAAAGGTTATGTAGGTTATTCAACCCTGTGTGCAATGCACTATCTAATGCGTGCTAACTCTATAACATCAAATAGAGAAAATAGATTAGCAGCGATGGTCGAAATTATTAATCGTAACCAATCTGTTGTATCAAACAATGAACGA
The nucleotide sequence above comes from Pseudoalteromonas shioyasakiensis. Encoded proteins:
- a CDS encoding O-antigen ligase family protein; this encodes MLNYYKQNQLFINGILVTLLVVVTYAILGPIAVFALLLLPFAAFTAVKVSVAFIILFILFSYFRLHEAFPFLMPFKIPKLLALASLLGIAWHLFISQKLKPHWHTNHLIFFAWFIWLTICVFSASNRGLAMEYWSGVLTKVLIMVFAISWWMSTLKHFNLVRIGIMISGAAIASVALSNKMNGIGLVEGTRVTISRELRSQLGDPNDLSLVMMFPVSFLAAEVFDSSAHKFRRIIAFICLVIAISGVIATQSRGGLLGIAAVLSFFIYQKVKNPVVVGCIGAVGMLAMVAFAGIADRQSGGSHEGGVDESAMGRIYAWQAAINMAIHNPLTGVGVNNFVVNYYFYSPHWDGKNHAVHSTWFQVLGETGIVGICIFVLVIACIYRTLNRVFLMNKQINDKQIDVNAKALKGGLIGFMVSGTFLTQAFTWPIYIILALTIALEKLVIDRQRESSHE
- a CDS encoding glycosyltransferase codes for the protein MKHIAILVPSFPIASETFVVTEIKALLNAGHKVTVLTFEKTSVLINLTSVIEVKKITKPAFKLILPSMFNIYKLARATHTAAQFKSISTQSLLAYGYQIARYIKAAKIDHLHCHFMHGPLAYGIVAAKLSGITVSSIGHGHDVYVNNADLKPKLALCDFSIAVCEEMAMQFKRFSKSNVKLLHCGIDTSQFKFEPSSLNESVRLIFIGRLVEKKGLQFLLPAIKHIPKEFGITLDIVGDGPMLNDLMYMAEELGIRKYIRFLGEKPHDWVSSNLIFYSALIAPFCVAENGDRDTGPLVLKEAMACGLPVLTTTLMGANEIVTPSVGMKCMPGSISGLSKMLYKFHQLSPHKRYLLGQNAKQHVNERYNAVKQAQQLSKWVESL
- a CDS encoding acyltransferase, with product MSENIKQWLKSSDSPFAKSLFQFAKSIRNPQMWVIPGIHSFIYKLHLLVKTVVSELGRIFYYTPLFKSQIKGSKANLYLYSGMPQILGKLEISCNDNTRISGISTFCGRSHGNNTPKLIIGSNVDIGWQNAFSVGRKIVLEDDVRLAGRVFLAGFPGHPLNSERRALGEPDDECQVGDIIIKQGAWIGTGATVLAGVTIGEGAIVAASAVVTKDVPANTIVAGNPAKTVKQLEDSL
- a CDS encoding sugar transporter; this encodes MLVKEQIKRLIYLGLYALYTRIKLFIIPFCIVPIVVIALGLSAQKQYTNHATILIEESALLNPYLDDLSFSFQLSDRMAALRTLVISRKVLIAVAKETQLIAEDATPKQVEEIHQKLSKALSLSLIGDELVRINFIWHDQSQMKPVLEKVVEKFIERLLAPTKASLDTSEQFFFKQLDSLREELELSEEALADFKTKNSNTLPDVLHSNRQTFDSLLSEKQQKLIALSGAKAKLNALVSKVGQANPILGNLEEKIIRTESELSLLRTRYTDKHSKIIEKKRTLANLKSRQQALLASSEELDTTNLDQLWQMVNTLPSGDGKESSVLVSQLLALEEARNNLLQQEQEFAMLEEQVQLVSERLLVTSDVEKQLRKLERDYDVKQSLYKDMLSRYEMAKVTGKLVKYEGPDKVKTIERAYSPTQPINTSMLMTVIVGIVLGIFTGSASVFVAALCDSHLKDIKTIEKLTSAEVVTVLPIVNAETNFGNIEGDKS
- a CDS encoding glycosyltransferase → MKFIVFGEDWQSHPSSTQHLFKQLAKQHQVIWINSIGMRKPTFRLIDVKRVFNKLKSLFLSKPSRPKTTTTKTGQNINLTAHTLAVLPWHDSVIVRLFNKWIFNRKGFIDDEPIVYWLSVPTAISLISPRAQDKVIYYCGDDFSALAGVDHKMVAPFESDLIEKADTIYVVSEFLANKMPKSKVKMLSHGVDLELFTTQTTKAVELEQISKPIIGFYGSLNAWLDKALLLKLAKERPMYQLVLIGHIVENFSELLKLDNVTHIQAVEHDRLASFSQHWQVSILPFVDNEQIRACDPLKLKEYIATGTPIVTTRFAAVNPYQETILIADNHQGFIERVDYAVSLSKSNNLNWRANQSRQASDHSWQAKAKLVCKQLRFC
- a CDS encoding oligosaccharide flippase family protein — its product is MSNLKQIVYFALAIFAVKGFGFLLLPITTRFLEKSEFGELNFLVTMSALCSLVVSLGLPELLLKQQYPSFREKMALFRDSLVLTICFSALFLGCSFIFSEQIIATLPAQIKVIDFRLLILNLTFASVLAIPYTYYRLFGYAQKYCFFSIAHTVMQTCLTVTLLVLGLSVTGVMISGVVCTFMIMLVTLSDMRHVLKVSYSRFSWRIEKSQTLFLTSIIASGLFVYVGNGAENWFIVARFNESVLASYYVAAQFAIITSFTFEPIRLWWFAKRFSLIKQDKIQYQNYAIISLNAGLAMCVLMSLLAPIALNSVLPAEYHGKDSWLILLIIVVAIRHHSDIFNIGCYMHKNGVFVSLINFITALLGLSLLYFLVPNFGVEGAILSLIIMQSFKLVCLYSVSQYLEPLNLNFAALIPSWLALASITFITLQFNELSYAKWVVCLIYLVGLVFQYKSLIKHVITSLMKEHHYAQLL
- a CDS encoding glycosyltransferase family 2 protein, with translation MNSQVSIIIPNYNCLQYLDTCINSIYQQKNVNFEIIIVDDGSTDGSKEYLEQLAADKSEVRIFSQQRKGVVAARNLAITQAKSEYLAFLDADDYWSADKLAAQLSFHKKHPDCVLSFTDYMHFNEKNEDIIGCFDYWPEFKCNEENTDFQFLDNPISQMITTNIVGTSSVMVKRSAIVEVGGFDNKLSSATDLDCWLKIAKKGYVGYSTLCAMHYLMRANSITSNRENRLAAMVEIINRNQSVVSNNERKKIKARLSECYGEFYRELGQYSKALMYSNRAFWLFPHKRNFKHMLYDLKHLFGAHS